Sequence from the Panicum virgatum strain AP13 chromosome 5N, P.virgatum_v5, whole genome shotgun sequence genome:
ACCATGGAGCTCTGGAATCAGAGTTCACACCTGTATATTTTAGTGTTTTGTAACTCTCACATTTTCTCAACATCATCTCAACTTATGGGATGCATGAGTTGTTCCCATGGCATTTGCAAGCtcctccatcaagccttttgcgATTGACACCATGATAGGTTGATCATTCTTTGTGTCAGTGTATTTGGGCCTCAAGATCTAATGTTTTACCTCTTAGGGAAGGACCAGGTTCTTTAGCTCTCTATATGTTTAGCCCACTAGCGCACTAACTGACGATAAGGAAGATCGTAATACCTATAACATGTCGAATTAGAGGTTCTAAAAGGTTACATTATTTATATTCAGACTCTTGATATGctggagaagaaagaaaaggtgCTGGAGAAAAAAGCGGCTGCTGAGCTTGACAGGGCGAAGGAGTTCTCAAGAGCAAAAAATAAAAGAGGTATGTTCAATTCACCATTTTGCCATTTGTAAGATATACTGTGTTTTGGTGCAGAGATGCTATGCTTTTGTTAGTGCACATAAAGTTTTCTGTGTACGCATGTTGCACTGTAAACTTAAAAAGTATCCATATTTGCCTATTTTTATGTAATTATTTCTTTTGGTACATGGTACACTGGATTATCAAATATGTCGGTATTCCTTTTGACACAGTTATTGTGCACATCATTGTTAGTACCATCATGACGACTTTGTATTTTATTAAATCAAAATTTAGGTTTGTATGTACCTGCATTGTACTTGAGGCGCACAGTATGCACATTGCATAAAACATTATTTCTGAATAAATCTTCACCATCTTTAACTCGCTGGCGGATACAATGTAGTCACTTTTTTTCTGGCTTCTTGTTTTACTTTCATTTAAACCAATGTTGGTTATCTTTAAAGTGCCACCAACCTTCTTTGCTGTCCGATGAAACCTAGATTTATAGGAGATTGTGCTAATGCAAATAATAATTCTTTATCTTAACAGCGGCTATTCAGTCCTTGAAGAGGAAAAAACTTTATGAACAACAAATCGAGCAGCTTGGAAATTTCCAGTTGAGAATCCATGATCAGGTTAATATTCCAACTCAAGCTTTTGGAGTTTTTTGTTTATATGTTATGCGTGTTAATTGTATATCCTTTCATTATACAGATGATCATGTTAGAAGCAGCTAAAGCGACAACAGAGACTGTTGATGCATTGAGGACTGGAGCTGCAGCTATGAAAGCAATGCAAAAAGCAACGTTAGTCATTTTGAGCCCATTTTAGGGTTTTCCCACAATATGGGAGGTATCAAATTGATTATTTACCATGTCCCTGCAGAAATATTGATGATGTCGACAAGACTATGGATGAAATTAACGAACAGACTGAAAACATGAAACAAATTCAAGATGCTTTATCAGCTCCTCTTGGAGCTTCTGCTGATTTCGATGAGGTATTCCTTGTAGCCATTTAACTTTTAGATCTTGCATTACATTGTTTCCTCTGATGTTTCCCTGATTTACTTATCACCTATTGCACTGAAAAACTCTCAGGATGAACTGGAAGCGGAACTTGAAGAACTGGAGGGAGCAGAGTTGGAATCTCAGCTTCTGGAGCCTGTTGCAGCTCCTCCAGTGCATCCAGTGCATGtcccagccaacaagcaaccaACTCGCCCTGCTCCACAGAAAGCTACAGCTGAAGATGATGAGCTTGCTGCACTGCAAGCTGAAATGGCATTGTGATCAGGTTAATGTTTGATCTCGCTCTGCCTCACTGTATCTATTTGCCGTTCCTTCTACGGGACTATGTTGCCGGTACCTGGTAAAAAAACTCGGCCTGCGAGGGgacaagcccccccccccccccccccctcttaaGGTCTTCTTCCACAGACCGAGAAAATCCCAGAAACCCTGACCCCGCCCAAACACTGGTAGCTATGCTGAGTGGCCTACTAGTCGTATATTGCTCAACAGTAGTTCTTAGTATAGGTCTGATGTAGAAATGTGCACACAGTAGCTAGCTGTTAAATTATTCTTACTCTTTTTATTCATTTGAATATTTTGAATCGTTGATTGTTCAGGAATTGTCTTAGCTCCAGAGATATCTTATAGGTGGAATGTTCTGTCACTGGAACATTGTGATGATATCGTTCTGTACTTTACAATCACTGTTAGGATATACTGGCTTGATAAAGAGATATCACAAGTTCAAATGTGCTAATTTAAATACGGGAAACATGTGCACAATTCTCTGTCAAGATAGATTTATCAGATAAAGAGGCATATATGCTTCAAAGAGAGATTGTATCCATCCAGTTGTCCAATGTCCAATATTACTAATGATCCTGATAATTGGATGCCTACACGTTGTTGATCTTAAATTTTGGTAGTCACTAATGGGCTGAGAACCTAGTTTAATGTAAGCTTTACTGTGGCTTTAAAAACATGTTGCAACCACATTAGTTTGCCTCCATTTTCTTTTGGCTGCTTACTACTACAATCAAAGAAAATTGTAATTGGAAAAATCAACATTTATAGAATTTGCTTGGAATTTACACTTAAGTAAGGTGTTTGGAATAGAGATGGGAAGAAGTTTGGACGATTTGGTTTCtatggaaatattattattCAACTCCATGTTCTGTTTTGCATGATCTAAGTTACCATTCCCCTTGTTCATAATTAACTCAACTGAAAACATGCAGGTTCCCAATGAAGAGGTGAAATGTGTAAATGATTGGCGTTGCACTACGAAGTTCCAAGCGAATCTGGTTATATAATATTTGCCCGTGTGTATAATCTTGGGAGGGGTATTTGGCAATCGAAGCAGAAAAATGGCTGCTCCAGCCAGTGTTTGTTTCAGTGGTTTTGGGGGTCTGTTCTGGATAGACAGTTTCAGTTAATGTGGCTCGGTTAGCTCCATCCATGCTAACCTTCCAGGTCATGCAACGTGCATTGTTGTCATACAGTATTTTTCATTGACCCATATTGTCTGGAGCCATGTAAAAATGTTATAAATCCCCAGGGTTCACATTTGATGCGCCAGTTCGCAGCTCTCAATTTTTAAAGCAGCGTGTTTTATTCCTGTACCCCACAAGTACCAGTGTAGTGTTTACTTAAGATGGCATCTGGACTGTGGACAAGGATTTTTACAGCGATTTCCTAATCATTGGTACGTTTTGAAGGCTTCTGGACTGTGAACAAGGATTTACATCGATTTCCTAATCATATACTAGGAAACTTAGCTTAAGTCACAAAATAATTCTATGAAACTGATCTTAAAAACTGTTGTTTTTATGGAATCAACTCGAGAATTAAAAATGCTCTTGATTTAGATGGATCAGGCTCCTGCTGCATCCTTTGGCGATTACAcattgttggtgtatattgagcccatgtatagaggctcatCTAGAGGTCTATATATAGGTTCTATTTATCCCATCCTTCTAGTGTTTGGAGGAATAAAGACAATTATTCTCTTCaacatggtatcattagcctagcctccctccctctccctctcccctgcagCAGCCGCCCCGGGTGCGGCTGGTCCGGGGctgcccgcccccgccgccgcccctgtcgcTGCCCCTGCCGCCGGATCCACTGTTCCCGGCGCTTCTCCAGCCGCGGGCGTGGGGCGCGCAGGCGCGGGTGCAGATGGCGCCGTCCTTGGCGTGCCCGCGTGGCCAAgactgcccgccgccgccgcgcttgtGGCTACTGCGGCCCTTGCACCGTGgccccagggcgccgccgccgcccctgcaccgTGGCCCCTCCCCTGTGCCTCCTACCGCGTCGCGGCCTTCTGCTCCCcggcttgcgccgccgccgcgcacacgcgcctcctctgcgccggcgccgggctcgTGGCCTTGTGGTCGCCCGTGGTGTCCGCGAGGGCGAGGTGCTCCTCTCCGAGCGCTTCTGCCGCCGGATCCTCTCCGAGCGCACCTGGCACCGTCCCTGCTACCGGCCTAGCCGTTGAGCCCGCGACCGCGCCGGCCGCTACGCCTGCGCCCTTGCACGTGCCCGCGGCGTCGCCCCCTGCGCCCgcaacggccacgctgaccaTGGCACCCGCGGCGCCCCTGCCTGCAACCGCGATGGTCGCGCTGGCCATGGCGCGCGTGCCCTACATTCGGTATGCCCCCCGCGGAcacgccgttcgccgccgccgccttccgcggACAGCAGATCGCTGCCGACGCTGCTACGGCCGAAgctgctctcgccgcggccctcctcgcctccAAATCCGAAGCTTCGGCGTCCCCTTCACCGAGCACGATGCTCTATCTGCCCATCAGGCTCCGCCATCTGGATTTGGGTCCTGGACCGACCCACTTCTTGGTGCTCCTCTCCCCGGCCAGaccgggggtgggggaggccgcgggcgtcgtcgtcggggtggacgtggtggtggtgctggcggcGCTGCTCCTCGTGGTAGTGGTGGAGGCCGTCGGGGCACTCCGAACccggctcccactcctgctcctgctcctggccctggaagtacgccctggccatccttcagcacccCATGGTCAGGGCAcctctcgatgtggccgttccagggtcaaGGAGGGGGGGCTCGCCCTCAGCCCCAGCCGGTGGCCATGTTCACCGGCGCTGCTCCTCTGTTCGCGCCATTATGGACCCCGCccactcagcccagccagcagccggcctggcctggggggtgggaccaggctgcactagcgcagtccttcagcaccatggggctGACATCACCGGTCAGGATCGAGTGGATCGctgactcgggtgcctccttccacaccaccccagatgctGGTATACTCTCTACCGTCCAACCCCCACACCCTTCTtatccttcttccatcatggttggcgatgggtcttgccttcctgtcaccgccgtgggttctgcttctagttcttttcgtcttcccaatgtccttgttgctactcagatggttcataaccttcttttcATTTgccagtttacagctgacaattcttgttccatcgaatttgactcttctagTCTTActataaaggattcggcctcctgacgtccgctcctccgatctGACAGCACCACTTTCGCTTTTgctgcgacgccgtcttccatcacctggcaccgccgtcttggtcaccctggccgcgacgttctggccCAGCTcagccgtagtaccgatgttccttgTACTAGGGCCcatgctgagcacctctgccaTGCGTTCCAGCTTGGTCGCCATGTTCGACTTCCTTTTTCtacttcttcttcgcatgcgacgcatgtcTTTgctcttgttcactgtgacctgtggacttcTCCTGTTATTAGTCTTTCTGGCTATAGATACTATCTtgtggtggtcgatgatttctcacactactcttggacttttcctttgcgcgccaagtctgagaccttccccaccctcctccacttctttgcctgggtgtccactcagttcggcctcaccattaaggccgtctAGTATGACAATGGgtgtgagttcgataactccacctcccattCCTTCTTTCTCTCTCGGGTGTTAAACtgtgtatgtcttgtccgtatatcTCTTCTCAGaatggcaaggctgagcggatgattcgcacgatgaacgacgtcgtgcgcacccttctgatccaggcctctctgcccccgcgcttctgggcagagagactccacaccgccacctacttgcttaacCGCCTTCTGTCCACTgtttctcctgctcccactccacaccacactCTTTTCGGAatccctcctcgctacgacccccttcgggtcttcgggtgtgcatgtTACCCTAACATCTCCGCTACTGCTCCTCACATGCTGGCGCCCCGCttgactcgttgtgtgtttcttggttactcccctgaccagaaggggtaccgatgctttgacctcacttcTCGCCGGGTCCTTATCTCCCGACACGTtgtgtttgacgagtcggattttccctactccacctcctccacaccttctcctgaccccgagttggAGTCCCTGTTTCCGACTGAATCGGTGGTTTAGCCACCTTTACCTGTCTGTACTTTCTCTGCAGGATTTCCCGACACACTGGCACCGTTTTCGGTGCTCACTGCTGCGCCTAGCACGGCCCCGGTGCTCACTACTGCGCCTAGCACGGCCCCGGTGCCCactgtcgcgccacgcgcggacccggtgtctcctgctgcgccacgcgcggccctgaTGCCTTCCGTTGCACCTGCGCAGTACGCTCaaccggtgcaggtgtaccggcgtcgttcggcgccgacaccagctccggaggctcctgcggcgCCTACACCGGAGTCGTCGTCTCCGctgcctacaccggagccgccactgccgccgtctctgccgactcgctctcgagccgagccggcggtgtaccactCGCTAgtcatccatcccatggtgactcggcggatggcgtctcaggccgcgactctctccgccaccgagggggagccgcgggtctctccggtaccctcctctgtccgtgacgccctggcggatcctcactggcatcgcgcgatggaagaggagtacacggctctccttgccaaccagacgtgggatctCGTGCCGTGTCCGTCtagttgcaatgtggtcactggcaagtggatctggacgcataagcgtcgggctgatggcacactggagcgctacaagtctcgctgggttctccgaggtttcacccagcggcctggtgtggactatgatgagaccttcagtccagtggtgaagcctgctactgtgcgcacggtcctctcgctcgcACTCTCTCGCTCCTGgcatgtgcaccagctggatgtgaagaatgcctttCTCCATGACACTATAtcagagacagtctactgcAGTCAGCCAgcaggatttgtggactcgagtcgtccggatacaacaagtccctctatggtctgaagcagtctcctcgggcttggtactctcggttcgccacgttcttgctgactttgGGATTCACCAAGGCCAAGGCTGACACTTCTCTATTTATCTACCGCCGTTGGGATGAtactgcctatctgctgctctatgttgatgatattgtgctcaccgcctccagtcagcagttgcttgcgTGTATTATCTCCTCTCTTCAGctggagtttgctatgaaggatcttggtcagctccaccactttttGGGTGTCACTGTTGAGACTCGCCCATCTGGGCTGTTCCTTCACCAGTGGCAGTATGCACTCgacattctggagcgggctgggatgactgattgcaagccatgttccactcctgtcgatactcaggcgaagctgtctgctgatctgggtgatcccgtgGCTTATCCTACTGACTACCAGAGCCTtgccggtgccttgcagtacctcacctttaTCCGACCGGATCTCACctatgccgttcagcaggtctgtcttcacatgcatgatccccgggagtctcactttgctgcactgaagcgtctcctacgctacgtccgtggcactgttggcttcggcttggttcttcaccgctctcccACATCTGAGCTAGTAGTCTACACcaacgctgactgggctggctgcccggacactcgccgctccaattccggctacgccgtcttcctgggagGCAACTTTGTCTCCTGGTCGtacaagcggcagccggttgtctcccgctccggtgctgaggcggagtaccgggctgtcgctaacggcgtggcggaggcgtcctggctccgacagctcttggcggagctaaacagcccgctcgccaagaacacgctcgtctactgcgacaacgtcaacgccgtgtatctctccactaatcccgtccagcatcagcggacgaagcatgtggagatcgacttgcacttcgtgcgcgacagggtcaccgtcggcgatgttcgggttctccatgtcccgaccacctcctaGTTTGTAGACATCTTCACCGAGGGTCTTCCCTCCTCGAcgttctcggagtttcgctccagcctcaacgtagccggtggctagttgtggctgccggggggtatttgccctttgtactttctTCTTGTTCAGTCTTGTACACCGCTGCGACgattgttcagactgcggggggtgttggctttcttgttgtccaatcttgaacaccgctgcaccGGTAGTTCAGATTGCAGGggagtgttggtgtatattgagcccatgtatagaggctcatATAAATACTATTTATCCCACTCTTCTAGGATTTGGAGGAATAAAaaacaattattctctccaacaCACATGTAGCAACGCCACGCCCACACCTAGGATGCGACAATCAGGCAAACTGGGGCTGCTGCTCGTAGGCGCCTCGGCAGATCTGACGACCACGCATTCAGTTAGCCGCCTCCTGCCCATCATCAGGCCATTACCCTACTCGACCGTGTAGCCGTTCAGAGCGCCACATGGAGCTAAGTGGACCCATGGAGCGTCGCTCTGTCGCCTCCAGGTCCACATCCCTCACCGGTTATGCAGCAACAGTGCCCTCATAAGGGCATGTTTAGTTTgcgaaaatttttggatttaCATACTATAACACTTTTattgttatttaataattaatattcaatcatTGACTAATCAAgtttaaaaaattcgtctcgtcatttacagttgaactgtattatttttttcaactgcatttaatactcaaTGCATATGTCTCGATGTGATCCGTAGAAAATTGTTTGGGAACTAAAGTCATACGCGGGCAGAGAGCATCAATGCAAAGTTACAAACATGAGGACAACAAAGACAGCACTGCTGCAAGGTGGTATCACGGCCAAGAAAGTACTGCTGCAATAGGCACCAGGGCATGTCAACATGACATCCTACCACAGCCAGACTACTGTCATCTACGGCAACAAACGAAGATATAACTGGCTAGTACCCGCATGCTTAAAAAAAACTCGCTAGTACCAGCACTGTTCCAATAAACTGTAGCGGGGGTAACTCAACTTCACTAATCGGACGCCCACCACAACCCGGACAAAACCTTTAACCACCAGCGCGATTAGCGCATTACAATCTAATGAGGCAGCTGACAGGATGCAGCATCACGGCCTAGCGCAGGACGACGCTCAGCCCTTCCTTCTCTTcacctttcttctccttctcctcgccttccttctccttctcaCCTTCCTTTCCACCTGCCTGCAGCTTGGCAATAGCCTCCTGTGGGGGAGGGTGGTCGAATTTGCAGAGCGCGCCATACCTGCACGTGCCAGACCTCATGTAGAATGCACAGATCTCAGCATCCTGCGTAAGCACCAGCAAGCGTCAGCCACTATTGAACTAACATTACAGGTAGCATTTGacgagggagggagagatgaATTCAACAACAATAGTCCTTGGCTACTGAAATAGGTAACTAAGAGAACATTTGCAAAAAATAAACAGAAGGGCAAACCAAGCAAGTCTCAGCTGAAAACCAGCGTACAACACAAAAGCTTCCTTTCCAGTAAGAGTGAACATATAGGTCATAACAATGGACACTGTACTGCTAAGAGACTTCTGTCAACAGAAACTGCTGCAGTTTGTGAAACCAGACCAGTGAGGAAACCCTCAGGGGCAGATCTCTGACCCAGGCTGCCTGGGCATAAATATCAGACCCAAATATGAGTTGCAACATGTTTTAACTAGCTCAGCCCAGGGTCTAGTCCAATCCTAGGTCTGCCCCTGAAACCGGTCACATCATCGGTTTACTATTCCAAATGCCAGCTTACCAGCAGATTGCTGGCTTGACCTACAAATTAGTTTTGTCAATAAAATTAATGGAAAAACCAATTTGCTGAAGTGTCATTTGTCACAACATGTCTAATGCCTGACAAGTACTGGCCAACAAGATGGTGTGGCCAGGTTATTTTTCTCAGGTGATGCAGCGGAGGAGGCAGGCATTTCAATCCCAGCCAACACATGGAATAAAAATACAACATTTTTATATAACGTCCAAATTGATTTAAGACAAGTTTGGATCTTTATTCTTGGTTTATAAAAGGTGCTATCCCAAAAGAATGACTGGAAGGCATTAAAAATGTTTTAAAGTTGGATACTATTTAGCAGATACCATTTTACAATTTCAAGTGTGTTAGCTACCAGTAATTTAGTCTAGCAAGGTTACCTCTCTCCTTGGAAGGCCAGCAAGAGTAAGTGTCACAGGCTGCTGAGGATCCCCATTTTCATTGGCATCAGGTGCAGAGCGGTTGATAGGATGGTGAAACTTGCACTTCTGAGAATACTTGCAAGATCCTGTCTTCATGTAAAACTACATTAAACAAAAATGAGAAAAGGACAAAAGGATCAAATAAGCATAATAAATCGAGCATAATAGCACATTGATAAACTGAATTGGACACTAAAGAAGATGGTCATGCCACATACATCACAAGCAGTTTCTCCAGGCCTCTGAGGATAGATTATAGGCACAGGTTCAATCTGCATTTTACAAAAGAAAGCATATGTTAGTCTACACTGTCATTTTTGGATTCTTAGGCTACATAGTGCTACTGTATGGCACAAAAAGCACCACACTGCCATTTTAGATTCTTAGTCTACACTTACCGGGAGATGAGTCGCATG
This genomic interval carries:
- the LOC120673955 gene encoding vacuolar protein sorting-associated protein 32 homolog 2-like; the protein is MSMFNRIFGKPKEQANSNALATLDKLNETLDMLEKKEKVLEKKAAAELDRAKEFSRAKNKRAAIQSLKRKKLYEQQIEQLGNFQLRIHDQMIMLEAAKATTETVDALRTGAAAMKAMQKATNIDDVDKTMDEINEQTENMKQIQDALSAPLGASADFDEDELEAELEELEGAELESQLLEPVAAPPVHPVHVPANKQPTRPAPQKATAEDDELAALQAEMAL